From a single Bacillus pumilus genomic region:
- a CDS encoding amino acid permease, translated as MSSLFRKKSLDQLMLESQTKRLSRSLNTFDLILLGIGCVVGTGIFVITGVAAAKDAGPAIIISFILAAIACALAAFCYAEFSSSIPVSGSVYTYSYATLGEFLAFLMGWDLMLEYVIALSAVASGWSSYFQSLLSGFGLHIPKALSAAPGAADGAVFNLPGALIILLITFIVSRGVKESTKLNNIIVLIKIAIVLLFIISGFAYVKPENWTPFMPMGFHGVIAGAATVFFAYLGFDAIANASEEVKNPQKAMPIGIIGALGVCTILYIGVSFVLTGMVHYTKLNVSDPVAFALQVVGLNSVAGIISAGAIIGITTVLIALVYAQVRLTFAMSRDGLMPKVFSNVNPKSQTPVANTWLTGAVAACIVGFVNLSTLANLVSIGTLAAFTVISIAVIVLRKKHPNVKAAFKVPFVPVLPIISAVICITLATTLSWETWRAFLIWVAIGVVVYFTYARRKSHLNETH; from the coding sequence ATGAGTTCTTTATTTCGAAAAAAATCTCTCGACCAGCTCATGCTTGAAAGTCAAACGAAGCGGCTCAGCCGTTCGTTAAATACGTTTGATTTAATCTTGCTTGGCATTGGCTGTGTGGTCGGGACTGGAATCTTTGTGATTACGGGGGTTGCTGCTGCGAAAGATGCGGGACCTGCGATTATTATATCTTTTATTTTGGCTGCGATCGCATGCGCCCTTGCTGCTTTTTGCTACGCTGAATTCTCCTCGTCCATTCCTGTGTCAGGCAGCGTCTATACGTATTCCTACGCAACACTTGGTGAATTCCTCGCCTTCTTAATGGGCTGGGATCTCATGCTTGAATATGTGATTGCACTCTCTGCTGTAGCAAGTGGATGGTCGTCCTATTTTCAATCACTGCTCAGTGGATTCGGTCTACACATACCGAAGGCTTTATCAGCTGCACCCGGAGCCGCTGATGGGGCCGTCTTTAACCTTCCAGGCGCACTCATTATTTTGCTCATCACCTTTATCGTCTCAAGGGGCGTCAAAGAAAGCACGAAGCTGAATAACATCATTGTGCTGATCAAAATTGCCATCGTCCTTCTCTTTATCATCTCAGGCTTTGCTTACGTCAAACCTGAAAACTGGACACCTTTTATGCCGATGGGCTTTCATGGCGTGATCGCAGGTGCGGCAACAGTCTTTTTTGCTTATCTTGGATTTGATGCGATTGCCAATGCATCTGAAGAGGTCAAAAATCCACAAAAGGCGATGCCGATTGGTATTATCGGAGCGCTCGGTGTTTGTACCATTTTATACATCGGTGTGTCCTTTGTGTTAACTGGCATGGTTCACTATACGAAGCTGAATGTCAGTGACCCTGTCGCATTTGCTCTTCAAGTTGTTGGTCTTAATAGTGTGGCGGGTATCATATCCGCAGGTGCTATTATCGGAATTACGACGGTTTTAATTGCACTTGTTTATGCTCAGGTTCGCCTAACCTTTGCCATGAGCCGCGATGGTCTTATGCCAAAGGTTTTCTCTAATGTCAATCCAAAATCACAAACACCGGTTGCCAACACTTGGCTGACAGGTGCTGTCGCAGCATGTATCGTAGGCTTTGTGAACTTATCGACGCTCGCGAATTTAGTGAGCATCGGTACGCTTGCAGCCTTCACAGTCATTTCAATCGCCGTCATCGTTTTACGGAAAAAACACCCGAATGTCAAAGCAGCGTTTAAAGTGCCATTCGTGCCTGTTCTTCCGATTATCAGTGCGGTTATTTGTATCACACTCGCAACTACCCTTTCATGGGAAACATGGAGAGCCTTCCTGATCTGGGTGGCCATTGGTGTCGTTGTCTATTTCACCTATGCAAGACGAAAAAGCCATCTGAATGAAACACATTAG
- a CDS encoding tetratricopeptide repeat-containing glycosyltransferase family 2 protein, whose amino-acid sequence MVTISLCMIVKNEEEVLADCLSSVQDIVDEMIIVDTGSTDRTKEIAQSFSAQVLDFEWIQHFAKARNFAFSHATKEYILWLDADDVLLEEDRQKLLQLKETLDPSVDAVSMFYHVGFDEDGRVNFKYRRNRLVKRALNFQWYGAVHEFLQVYGNIFPADIAVTHQKRKKTTVGEPGRNLRIYEDMLAKGEEMTPRDLFYFANELRDNKQHVRAIRFYHEFLATKQCWIEDEIRTCQNLADCYYAVGFEEAALSSLLRSFLYDQPRPEFCCRIGDHLKIQSKHQAAIFWYEQALEAPEIETAFTLTQYKTWYPHLQLCYCYYQLGDLEKAKTHHLASSAHYPTHPSVLYNEKIFAEQT is encoded by the coding sequence ATGGTAACCATTAGCTTATGTATGATTGTGAAAAATGAAGAGGAAGTATTGGCGGACTGCCTTTCCTCTGTTCAGGACATTGTAGATGAGATGATCATCGTTGATACAGGATCAACAGATCGTACGAAGGAGATTGCTCAATCGTTTTCAGCACAGGTGCTTGATTTTGAATGGATTCAGCACTTTGCCAAAGCCCGTAATTTCGCTTTCTCACATGCAACGAAAGAGTATATTTTATGGCTGGATGCTGATGATGTTCTGCTTGAAGAAGACCGGCAAAAACTTCTCCAGCTCAAAGAGACACTTGATCCTTCGGTGGATGCCGTTTCGATGTTTTATCATGTGGGATTTGATGAAGACGGTCGGGTGAATTTTAAATATAGAAGAAATCGTCTTGTGAAGCGTGCCTTAAACTTTCAATGGTACGGAGCCGTTCATGAATTTCTTCAAGTGTATGGCAACATCTTCCCAGCCGATATCGCCGTCACACACCAAAAACGAAAAAAAACAACCGTTGGTGAGCCTGGTCGCAATCTGCGCATTTATGAAGACATGCTGGCAAAAGGCGAAGAGATGACACCCCGCGATCTCTTTTACTTTGCCAATGAATTAAGAGATAACAAGCAGCATGTCAGGGCGATTCGCTTTTATCATGAATTTTTAGCCACAAAACAATGCTGGATTGAGGATGAAATTCGCACATGCCAAAATTTAGCTGACTGCTATTATGCAGTCGGTTTCGAGGAAGCCGCCTTATCCTCATTATTGCGATCCTTCTTATATGATCAGCCTCGGCCAGAATTTTGCTGCCGGATCGGGGATCATCTAAAAATTCAAAGTAAACATCAAGCAGCAATCTTTTGGTATGAGCAGGCGCTCGAGGCTCCTGAAATCGAGACAGCCTTCACACTCACACAGTACAAAACGTGGTATCCTCACCTTCAGCTTTGCTATTGTTATTATCAGCTCGGCGATTTGGAGAAAGCCAAAACACATCATCTTGCCTCCTCCGCACATTACCCCACTCATCCAAGTGTGCTTTACAATGAAAAAATATTTGCTGAACAGACATAA